In Mycobacterium sp. 050128, one genomic interval encodes:
- the sigM gene encoding RNA polymerase sigma factor SigM — protein MGVGGYIQQERSDAELLAAHVAGDRYAFGELFGRHRRQLHRLARLTTRTPEDAEDALQDAMLSAHRGAGSFRHDAAVGSWLHRIVVNACLDRLRRTKSHRTAPLEDVYPVPDRTAQVETAMLVQRALMRLPVEQRATIVAVDMQGYSIADTAALLGVAEGTVKSRCARARVRLAHLLGYLDAGADNTPDRPAGQR, from the coding sequence GTGGGCGTCGGGGGGTATATCCAGCAGGAACGCAGTGATGCCGAGCTGCTGGCAGCCCATGTCGCCGGTGACCGCTATGCGTTCGGCGAACTGTTCGGGCGCCACCGGCGCCAGCTGCACCGCCTTGCGCGGCTGACCACGCGCACCCCCGAGGACGCCGAAGACGCGCTGCAGGACGCCATGCTGTCGGCACACCGCGGCGCCGGCTCGTTTCGGCATGACGCCGCGGTCGGCAGCTGGCTGCACCGGATCGTGGTCAACGCCTGCCTGGATCGGCTGCGGCGCACCAAATCTCACCGGACCGCACCGCTCGAGGACGTTTATCCGGTGCCCGATCGCACGGCTCAGGTCGAAACGGCCATGCTGGTGCAACGCGCGCTGATGCGGCTTCCGGTGGAGCAACGCGCCACCATCGTGGCGGTCGACATGCAGGGCTACTCGATCGCCGATACCGCCGCGCTGCTGGGCGTCGCCGAGGGCACGGTCAAGAGCCGATGCGCCCGCGCCCGGGTGCGGCTGGCCCATCTGCTCGGCTATCTGGACGCCGGCGCCGACAACACCCCCGACCGCCCCGCCGGCCAGCGTTAA
- a CDS encoding murein biosynthesis integral membrane protein MurJ, which yields MALATLVSRITGFGRIVLLAAILGAALSSAFSVANQLPNLVAALVLEATFTAIFVPVLARAEQSDPDGGAAFVRRLVTVTTTLLVFATLVSVAAAPLLVRLMLGRSPQVNEPLTTAFAYLLLPQVLAYGLTSVFMAILNTRNVFGPTAWAPVVNNVVALATLAVYLVVPGELSVDPVRMGNTKLLVLGIGTTLGVYAQTAVLLIALRRERVSLRPLWGIDARLKRFGAMAAAMVLYVLISQLGLVVGNQIASTAAASGPAIYNYTWLVLMLPFGMIGVTVLTVVMPRLSRNAAADDTQAVLADLSLATRLTLITLIPIVAFMTVGGPAIGSALFAYGHFGGVDAGYLGAAIALSAFTLIPYGLVLLQLRVFYAREQPWTPIVIILVITAVKIAGSVLAPHLTHDPQLVAGYLGLANGLGFSAGALVGYYLLRRTLLAAGGQLIGSAEVRTILVTIVASMLAGLIAHIADRLLGLAALTAHGGAAGSLLRLLLLGCIMAPIMVTVMVRARVPEAVAAMGAVRRRIGGRGARPATPLESRPPAAQRGSSQPGPVTYPEQRNSSPPGVNAVQEPIRRRPADRAGDARLAKGPEVTDRPLESAASGPGSGLGAGGDRPAQITRPAADDFQPDIPAGRKPEPSGPPPSEPRNGDFVRERAAESSGDDVHLVPGARIAGGRYRLLVFHGGAPPLQFWQALDTALDRQVALTFVDPDGALPEDVLQEILSRTLRLSRIDKPGIARVLDVVRSTHGGLVVAEWIRGGSLQEVADTAPSAVGAVRAMHSLAAAADTAHRAGVALSIDHPSRVRVSIDGDVVLAYPATMPDANPEDDIRGIGATLYALLVNRWPLPEFGVRSGLAPAERDASGLPVEPNSIDRDIPFQISAVAVRSVQEDGGIRSASTLLNLLQQATAVADRTEVLGPIDDSPPPEAPHATGHEYATSARRRRNLIIGGAAALAIIVVALLVLASIVSKIFGNVGGGLNKDELGLNGPSSSSTSSPNPAPAGSIVKPTRATVFSPDGDADNPGTAGQAIDGDPTTAWATEVYTDAVPFPSFKQGEGLILQLPKPTVIGQVSIDTPSTGTKVEIRAASTASPSKLDDTTVLAPAFTLKPGHNVIPVKAGAPTSNLLVWISTLGTTSGKSQAGFSEITVAAAS from the coding sequence ATGGCGCTCGCGACGCTGGTCAGCCGGATCACCGGGTTCGGCCGGATCGTGCTGCTGGCCGCGATCCTGGGTGCGGCGCTGTCCAGCGCTTTCTCGGTGGCCAATCAGCTGCCGAACCTGGTCGCCGCGCTCGTGCTGGAGGCGACCTTCACCGCGATCTTCGTGCCGGTGTTGGCCCGGGCCGAGCAGAGCGACCCCGACGGCGGCGCCGCGTTCGTCCGGCGCCTGGTCACGGTGACCACCACGCTGCTGGTGTTCGCCACGCTGGTGTCGGTGGCGGCCGCGCCGCTGCTGGTGCGGCTGATGCTGGGCCGCAGCCCGCAGGTCAACGAGCCGCTGACCACCGCGTTCGCCTACCTGCTGCTGCCGCAGGTGCTCGCCTACGGCCTCACGTCGGTGTTCATGGCAATCCTGAACACCCGCAACGTTTTCGGGCCGACGGCGTGGGCGCCGGTCGTCAACAATGTCGTCGCGCTGGCGACCCTGGCGGTGTATCTGGTCGTCCCCGGTGAGCTGTCGGTCGACCCGGTCCGGATGGGCAACACCAAGCTGCTGGTGCTCGGTATCGGAACCACGCTGGGCGTGTATGCGCAGACCGCGGTACTGCTGATCGCGCTGCGCCGCGAGCGCGTCAGCCTGCGCCCGCTGTGGGGAATCGACGCGCGGCTCAAGCGGTTCGGCGCGATGGCCGCCGCGATGGTGCTCTATGTGCTGATCAGCCAGCTCGGCTTGGTGGTGGGCAACCAAATCGCCAGCACCGCGGCGGCCTCCGGCCCGGCGATCTACAACTACACCTGGCTGGTGCTGATGCTGCCGTTCGGCATGATCGGCGTCACGGTGCTGACCGTCGTGATGCCGCGCCTGAGCCGCAACGCGGCCGCCGACGACACCCAGGCGGTGCTCGCCGACTTGTCGCTGGCCACCCGGCTGACGCTGATCACGCTGATTCCGATCGTGGCGTTCATGACCGTCGGCGGGCCGGCGATCGGTAGCGCGCTGTTCGCCTACGGCCACTTCGGCGGGGTCGACGCCGGATACCTGGGCGCCGCGATCGCCCTGTCGGCGTTCACGCTGATCCCGTACGGCCTGGTGCTCCTGCAGCTGCGCGTGTTCTACGCGCGCGAGCAGCCCTGGACGCCGATCGTGATCATCCTGGTCATCACGGCCGTCAAGATCGCCGGTTCGGTGCTGGCGCCGCACCTGACCCACGACCCTCAACTGGTGGCCGGCTACCTCGGGCTGGCCAACGGGCTCGGGTTCTCCGCCGGTGCGCTCGTCGGCTACTACCTGTTGCGGCGCACGCTGCTGGCGGCCGGCGGGCAGCTGATCGGGTCTGCGGAGGTACGGACGATCCTGGTGACGATCGTCGCGTCGATGCTGGCCGGCCTGATCGCCCACATCGCCGACCGGCTGTTGGGGCTGGCCGCACTGACCGCACACGGGGGCGCTGCCGGTTCGCTGCTGCGGCTGTTGCTGCTGGGCTGCATCATGGCGCCGATCATGGTGACGGTCATGGTTCGCGCGCGGGTCCCTGAGGCGGTCGCGGCGATGGGGGCCGTCCGGCGCCGGATCGGCGGTCGCGGCGCCAGGCCGGCCACGCCCCTGGAATCCCGGCCGCCCGCTGCCCAACGGGGATCGTCTCAGCCGGGCCCGGTCACGTACCCTGAGCAGAGGAATTCGTCCCCGCCGGGGGTTAATGCGGTCCAGGAGCCGATCCGGCGCAGGCCTGCGGATCGAGCGGGCGACGCCCGGCTAGCGAAAGGACCGGAGGTGACCGACCGCCCCTTGGAGAGCGCTGCCTCGGGCCCTGGGTCCGGATTGGGTGCAGGCGGCGATCGACCCGCTCAAATAACCAGGCCGGCTGCCGACGACTTCCAGCCCGACATTCCGGCCGGGCGCAAGCCCGAACCATCCGGGCCGCCGCCGTCGGAGCCGCGCAACGGCGATTTTGTCCGCGAACGTGCGGCGGAATCGTCGGGCGATGACGTCCATTTGGTTCCCGGCGCCCGGATCGCCGGGGGCCGGTATCGGCTGCTGGTCTTCCACGGCGGTGCACCGCCGCTGCAGTTCTGGCAGGCACTGGACACCGCGCTGGACCGGCAGGTGGCGCTGACGTTCGTCGATCCGGACGGCGCCCTGCCCGAGGACGTCCTGCAGGAGATCCTGTCCCGCACGCTGCGGCTGAGCCGGATCGACAAGCCCGGCATCGCCCGCGTGCTCGACGTCGTCCGCTCCACTCATGGCGGCCTGGTCGTCGCGGAGTGGATCCGCGGCGGCTCGCTGCAAGAGGTGGCCGACACCGCGCCGTCGGCCGTCGGCGCCGTACGGGCGATGCATTCGCTGGCCGCCGCCGCCGACACCGCTCACCGCGCCGGCGTCGCCCTGTCGATCGACCACCCCAGCCGGGTTCGGGTCAGCATCGACGGCGATGTCGTGCTGGCCTACCCGGCGACCATGCCCGATGCCAATCCCGAGGACGACATCCGCGGCATCGGCGCCACGCTGTACGCGCTGCTGGTCAACCGGTGGCCGCTGCCGGAGTTCGGGGTACGAAGCGGGCTCGCGCCGGCCGAGCGGGACGCGTCGGGCCTACCCGTCGAACCCAACTCCATCGATCGCGACATTCCCTTCCAGATCTCGGCGGTCGCCGTCCGGTCGGTTCAGGAAGATGGCGGAATCCGCAGTGCGTCAACGCTTTTGAACCTTTTGCAGCAGGCCACGGCGGTCGCCGACCGCACCGAGGTGCTCGGCCCGATCGACGACTCCCCGCCACCTGAGGCCCCGCATGCGACCGGGCACGAATACGCGACGTCGGCCCGCCGGCGCCGCAACCTGATCATCGGCGGCGCGGCGGCACTCGCGATCATCGTGGTCGCGTTGTTGGTGCTGGCGTCGATCGTGAGCAAGATCTTCGGCAATGTCGGCGGCGGCCTCAACAAGGACGAGCTCGGACTCAACGGGCCGAGCTCGTCGAGCACGTCGTCGCCGAACCCCGCCCCGGCGGGCAGCATCGTCAAACCCACTCGGGCCACGGTCTTTTCGCCCGACGGCGATGCCGACAATCCGGGTACGGCCGGGCAGGCGATCGACGGCGACCCCACCACCGCCTGGGCGACCGAGGTCTATACCGATGCCGTGCCGTTCCCCAGCTTCAAGCAGGGCGAGGGGCTGATCCTGCAGCTGCCGAAACCCACGGTGATCGGCCAGGTCAGCATCGATACGCCGAGCACCGGCACCAAGGTCGAGATTCGCGCCGCGTCCACGGCTTCGCCCTCGAAGCTGGACGACACCACCGTGCTGGCCCCGGCGTTCACCCTGAAGCCCGGTCATAACGTCATCCCGGTCAAGGCCGGCGCCCCGACGTCGAACCTGCTGGTGTGGATCTCCACCTTGGGAACCACCAGCGGCAAGAGCCAGGCCGGCTTCTCGGAGATCACCGTTGCGGCCGCGTCCTGA
- a CDS encoding NUDIX hydrolase, with amino-acid sequence MSDGEQAKPRRRRGRRRGRGGAGASENDADAKVTADSATNNRRRPRPPRRVPERLRTVHETSAGGLVIDGIDGPMDAQVAALIGRIDRRGRMLWSLPKGHIELGETAEQTAIREVAEETGIRGSVLAALGRIDYWFVTDGRRVHKTVHHYLMRFSGGELCDEDLEVAEVAWVPMQELPSRLAYADERRLAEVANELIGKLQTDGPAALPPLPPSTPRRNPQTHSRTRHSDKPRGRKNGHGPGP; translated from the coding sequence GTGTCGGATGGCGAACAAGCCAAACCACGTCGACGTCGGGGGCGCCGTCGCGGTCGTGGCGGTGCAGGCGCGTCCGAAAACGACGCCGACGCCAAGGTGACCGCCGACTCGGCGACAAACAACAGGCGCCGGCCGCGCCCACCCCGCCGGGTGCCGGAGCGGCTGCGGACCGTGCATGAAACGTCCGCGGGCGGCCTGGTCATCGACGGCATCGACGGCCCGATGGACGCCCAGGTCGCGGCGCTGATCGGGCGCATCGATCGGCGTGGACGGATGCTGTGGTCGCTGCCCAAGGGGCACATCGAACTCGGCGAGACCGCCGAGCAGACCGCCATCCGCGAGGTCGCCGAGGAGACCGGGATTCGCGGCAGCGTATTGGCCGCACTCGGACGCATCGACTATTGGTTCGTCACCGACGGTCGCCGGGTGCACAAGACCGTGCACCACTATTTGATGCGCTTCTCCGGCGGAGAGTTGTGCGATGAGGACCTTGAAGTCGCCGAGGTGGCGTGGGTGCCGATGCAGGAGCTGCCGTCGCGGTTGGCCTACGCCGACGAACGTCGGCTCGCCGAGGTCGCCAACGAGCTGATCGGAAAGCTGCAGACCGACGGTCCCGCCGCGCTGCCCCCGCTGCCGCCCAGCACGCCCCGGCGCAACCCGCAGACCCATTCCCGAACCCGGCATTCCGACAAGCCCCGCGGTCGTAAGAACGGTCACGGTCCGGGGCCGTGA
- a CDS encoding CCA tRNA nucleotidyltransferase encodes MSEAADDVELLTSAWIALNQHAAVLGGLGALFEAAGHDLYLVGGSVRDALLHRLSPDLDFTTDARPEQVQQMVRGWADAVWDTGIQFGTVGVGKDEHRLEITTFRADSYDQVSRNPEVKFGDRLEDDLVRRDFTANAMAVRITSTGPGEFLDPLGGLAALKARVLDTPAAPSVSFGDDPLRMLRAARFVSQLGFTVAPRVRTAIEEMAPQLARISAERVAAELDKLLLGADPVAGIDLVVQTGMGEVVLPEVGAMQMAIDEHHQHKDVYQHSLTVLRQAVELEDDGPDLVLRWAALLHDIGKPATRRHEENGGVSFHHHEVVGAKMTRKRMRALKYSKQMVDDVSQLVYLHLRFHGYGDGKWTDSAVRRYVTDAGPLLPRLHKLVRADCTTRNKRRAARLQANYDRLEARIAELAAQEDLARVRPDLDGNRIMELLDIPAGPQVGEAWRFLKELRLDRGPLTDEEATAELLAWWKTRGNT; translated from the coding sequence GTGTCTGAAGCCGCCGACGATGTAGAGCTGCTGACGTCGGCTTGGATTGCCCTGAATCAGCACGCCGCCGTGCTGGGCGGATTGGGCGCCTTGTTCGAGGCCGCGGGGCACGACCTGTATCTGGTCGGCGGATCGGTGCGCGACGCGCTGCTGCACCGGTTGAGCCCCGATCTGGACTTCACCACCGACGCGCGGCCCGAGCAGGTGCAGCAGATGGTTCGGGGCTGGGCCGACGCGGTCTGGGATACCGGCATCCAATTCGGCACCGTGGGCGTCGGCAAGGACGAGCACCGCCTGGAAATCACCACGTTCCGCGCGGACAGCTACGACCAGGTGTCACGCAATCCCGAGGTGAAGTTCGGTGACCGCCTTGAAGACGACTTGGTGCGCCGCGATTTCACCGCAAACGCGATGGCCGTGCGCATCACGTCGACCGGCCCGGGCGAATTCCTCGATCCCCTCGGCGGTTTGGCGGCGCTCAAGGCGCGCGTACTGGACACCCCGGCGGCACCGTCGGTGTCGTTCGGCGACGACCCGCTGCGGATGCTGCGCGCCGCGCGGTTCGTTTCGCAGCTTGGGTTCACCGTCGCCCCCCGGGTGCGCACGGCGATCGAGGAGATGGCCCCGCAGCTGGCCCGGATCAGCGCCGAACGGGTGGCCGCCGAGCTGGACAAGCTGCTCCTAGGCGCCGACCCGGTCGCCGGCATCGACTTGGTGGTGCAGACCGGGATGGGTGAAGTTGTGCTGCCCGAAGTCGGCGCCATGCAGATGGCCATCGACGAACACCACCAGCACAAGGACGTCTACCAGCACTCGCTGACCGTGCTGCGCCAAGCCGTCGAGCTCGAAGATGACGGCCCCGACTTGGTGCTGCGCTGGGCGGCGTTGCTGCACGACATCGGCAAGCCCGCCACCAGACGCCACGAAGAAAACGGCGGCGTGAGCTTTCACCACCATGAGGTCGTCGGCGCCAAGATGACCCGCAAGCGGATGCGGGCGCTCAAGTACTCCAAGCAGATGGTCGACGACGTCTCCCAGTTGGTGTATCTGCATCTGCGCTTCCACGGCTACGGCGACGGGAAGTGGACCGACTCCGCGGTGCGCCGCTACGTCACCGACGCCGGGCCGCTGCTGCCGCGGCTGCACAAGCTGGTCCGCGCCGACTGCACCACCCGCAACAAGCGCCGTGCCGCGCGGCTGCAGGCCAACTACGACCGGCTCGAGGCGCGCATCGCCGAGCTGGCCGCCCAGGAGGATCTGGCGCGGGTGCGTCCCGATCTGGACGGCAATCGGATCATGGAGCTGCTGGACATTCCGGCCGGGCCGCAGGTCGGTGAGGCATGGCGGTTCTTGAAAGAGCTGCGCCTGGACCGCGGGCCGCTGACCGACGAAGAAGCCACCGCGGAGCTGCTGGCCTGGTGGAAGACGCGCGGCAACACTTAA
- a CDS encoding serine/threonine-protein kinase, with product MPLSEGAQFAGYTVVRLLGAGGMGEVYLVRHPRLPRFEALKVLGAEVSADPGYQQRFNREAELAAGLWHPHIVGVQDRGEFEGRLWIAMDYVDGADLEALMDQQYPGRMPAEEVLAIVTAVGAALDHAHHRGLLHRDIKPGNIMISRPDDSSPPRILLCDFGIARPVDDTTGLTVTNMTVGTVPYCAPEQLSGQALDGRADQYALAATAYYLLTGAKLFPHVNPVAVINAHLTLPAPLLGGLRPDLASANGVFARALAKSPAERFDRCGDFAAALAAHLPPGHAAAPTPPSPVPASEKTAPVDAAATEVTRPISPPRPQYPPPTLGGYPAPPMPPQPSWGPPFNAGPAPPRRRKRTVTLVLSVLAVLAVVAGVGIFAASRIIAGDATKRADQDREAARLAGQHYLEALAVGDARTAQSLAGDQPATPQLLTDKVLRAQLATTPIADIKVTTDPAPDPGAPSDAQRLVLAAKFGVTPTQVVIWAHKKDGQWKLDTTTAALAVESPPDAVEAMKTVAVYGVGTNGSNPITVFPGVVQVGSTNRYIDITAPPERVLLEALTAPAANRPVIHPTVALNDAGRQAAMAAVDAQLRICFKSGPKPPECCPKDGCKPQPAPPPGVEPDSETLQDLENTQGMTYDLDPNAMTVHVSGVFNYRAQVIQYGKPTIFRDTVTVQDSHVDLTKDPPVWFRNPGS from the coding sequence ATGCCGTTAAGTGAGGGGGCACAATTCGCGGGCTATACCGTGGTACGGCTGCTGGGGGCCGGCGGTATGGGTGAGGTGTATCTGGTGCGCCACCCGCGATTGCCGCGTTTTGAAGCGTTAAAGGTGTTGGGCGCCGAGGTGTCGGCGGATCCTGGCTACCAGCAACGGTTTAACCGTGAGGCCGAACTCGCGGCCGGGCTGTGGCACCCCCATATCGTGGGCGTGCAGGACCGCGGCGAGTTCGAGGGCCGGCTGTGGATCGCCATGGACTACGTCGACGGGGCCGACCTCGAGGCGCTGATGGACCAGCAATACCCGGGTCGGATGCCGGCCGAGGAAGTGCTGGCGATCGTGACTGCGGTCGGCGCGGCGTTGGACCATGCGCATCACCGCGGTCTGCTGCACCGCGATATCAAGCCGGGCAACATCATGATCAGCCGGCCGGACGACAGCAGCCCGCCGCGAATTCTGTTGTGTGACTTCGGTATCGCTCGTCCCGTCGACGACACCACGGGTCTGACGGTGACCAATATGACGGTGGGGACCGTGCCGTATTGCGCTCCCGAGCAACTGTCGGGTCAGGCCCTGGATGGTCGCGCCGACCAGTATGCGCTCGCCGCCACCGCTTACTACCTGCTCACCGGCGCCAAATTGTTTCCGCACGTCAATCCGGTGGCGGTGATCAACGCTCACCTGACGCTGCCCGCGCCGCTACTCGGTGGGTTGCGTCCCGATTTGGCCAGCGCCAACGGGGTTTTCGCACGGGCACTGGCGAAAAGCCCCGCCGAGCGGTTCGACCGTTGCGGCGATTTCGCCGCCGCCCTGGCCGCACACCTGCCGCCCGGCCACGCCGCGGCGCCCACCCCGCCGAGCCCGGTGCCGGCATCGGAAAAGACCGCGCCCGTCGACGCGGCAGCGACCGAGGTCACCCGTCCGATCTCGCCACCGCGCCCTCAGTACCCGCCGCCCACCCTGGGCGGCTATCCGGCCCCACCCATGCCACCGCAGCCTTCGTGGGGCCCGCCGTTCAATGCCGGACCCGCGCCGCCGCGGCGCCGGAAACGCACTGTGACGCTAGTCCTTTCGGTGCTGGCCGTGCTGGCCGTGGTAGCAGGAGTGGGGATCTTCGCGGCCAGCAGGATCATCGCGGGCGACGCCACGAAACGCGCCGATCAGGACCGCGAAGCCGCCCGGTTGGCCGGGCAGCACTACCTGGAGGCGCTGGCGGTCGGCGATGCCCGCACTGCACAGTCGCTGGCAGGAGATCAGCCGGCCACACCGCAGTTGTTGACGGACAAGGTGCTGCGCGCACAACTGGCCACCACCCCAATCGCCGACATCAAGGTCACCACCGATCCGGCCCCGGACCCGGGCGCTCCATCCGACGCCCAGCGGTTGGTCCTGGCCGCGAAATTCGGCGTCACGCCCACCCAGGTCGTGATCTGGGCGCATAAGAAAGATGGTCAGTGGAAGCTCGATACCACCACCGCCGCGCTAGCTGTGGAGAGTCCACCCGATGCGGTCGAAGCGATGAAAACCGTTGCCGTGTATGGCGTGGGCACGAACGGCTCCAATCCCATCACGGTATTTCCGGGCGTCGTTCAGGTCGGATCGACCAATCGGTACATCGATATCACCGCACCGCCGGAACGAGTACTGCTCGAGGCGCTCACCGCACCGGCGGCCAACCGGCCGGTCATCCACCCGACCGTCGCACTCAATGATGCCGGGCGCCAGGCTGCCATGGCCGCCGTGGATGCCCAGCTCCGCATCTGTTTCAAAAGCGGCCCCAAGCCGCCGGAGTGCTGTCCCAAAGATGGCTGCAAGCCCCAACCTGCCCCGCCTCCTGGAGTCGAGCCGGACAGCGAGACACTCCAGGACCTTGAGAACACGCAAGGCATGACCTACGACTTGGACCCCAATGCCATGACGGTTCATGTCTCGGGAGTCTTCAACTACCGGGCGCAGGTGATTCAGTACGGCAAACCGACGATTTTCCGGGACACCGTCACCGTGCAGGACAGCCACGTCGACCTGACCAAAGACCCACCGGTCTGGTTTCGCAACCCAGGGAGCTGA